In Drosophila bipectinata strain 14024-0381.07 chromosome 2R, DbipHiC1v2, whole genome shotgun sequence, one genomic interval encodes:
- the LOC108118773 gene encoding PR domain zinc finger protein 15-like: protein MNPNRIKYSTAISEEIVPAILQEEPEVVEKVAAHGESGAGDGGEAQYTYTYITNEDYGTETAMVTLTAHELVIDENGHPITLEQLVENSTVEEVETLEQGDGTHTILRIVPNSMHDDQHEKDVEDKEVNDFKGKEVDDGEELDQKKDEMVAVKHEVEYENDDVEFLFFEETVDHGAEQKVQAGDARKKTFHCPNCSNKYNSVGSLKLHYRACLRQCNEAPAENRQCKVCGKVFCTEGYLKKHMLRHTGVQIHTCFRCYSKFVEESKFAAHMEAHKHQDKLEAEAAAFRAKHGGKKVIVKEFKCSFCSQNFSVVFDVGQVRRRYACDSCREKFSNEEEMRQNKEQEEKKPGFSCERCGRQFVFQGFLQRHIPKCDGTIKHRRGMK, encoded by the coding sequence ATGAATCCCAATCGTATAAAATACTCGACGGCGATCAGTGAGGAGATTGTGCCTGCCATCTTGCAAGAGGAACCGGAAGTGGTCGAGAAGGTGGCGGCACATGGCGAAAGCGGCGCTGGAGATGGTGGTGAAGCTCAGTACACCTATACTTACATTACCAACGAGGACTATGGTACCGAAACGGCTATGGTAACTCTCACCGCCCACGAGCTGGTTATCGACGAGAACGGCCATCCCATTACGTTGGAACAGCTAGTGGAGAACAGTACCGTCGAGGAGGTAGAAACTTTAGAGCAGGGCGACGGCACGCACACGATTCTGCGCATCGTTCCGAACAGCATGCACGATGATCAGCACGAAAAGGACGTCGAGGACAAGGAAGTTAATGACTTCAAGGGCAAGGAAGTTGATGACGGCGAGGAACTGGATCAGAAGAAGGACGAAATGGTCGCCGTGAAGCATGAAGTTGAGTACGAAAACGACGATGTTGAATTTCTTTTCTTCGAGGAAACCGTTGATCATGGCGCCGAGCAGAAGGTCCAAGCAGGAGATGCTCGCAAAAAGACCTTCCATTGCCCCAACTGCAGCAACAAGTACAATTCTGTCGGTTCGCTGAAGCTTCACTACCGCGCCTGTCTGCGTCAGTGTAATGAGGCCCCCGCAGAGAACCGCCAGTGCAAGGTGTGCGGCAAGGTCTTCTGCACGGAGGGATACTTAAAAAAGCACATGCTTCGGCATACCGGTGTGCAGATACACACTTGCTTCCGTTGCTATAGCAAGTTTGTTGAGGAGTCCAAATTCGCCGCTCACATGGAGGCGCACAAGCACCAGGATAAGCTCGAGGCCGAGGCCGCCGCATTCCGAGCAAAGCACGGTGGCAAGAAGGTGATCGTCAAGGAGTTCAAGTGCTCGTTCTGCTCCCAAAACTTTAGCGTCGTTTTTGACGTTGGCCAGGTTAGACGCCGCTATGCCTGCGACTCTTGCCGCGAAAAGTTCTCCAACGAGGAGGAAATGCGTCAGAACAAGGAGCAAGAAGAGAAGAAGCCTGGGTTCAGTTGCGAGCGCTGCGGCCGCCAGTTCGTGTTCCAGGGCTTCCTCCAGCGCCATATCCCGAAATGCGATGGCACCATTAAGCATCGTCGGGGCATGAAGTAG
- the Lipt1 gene encoding lipoyl amidotransferase LIPT1, mitochondrial, with amino-acid sequence MSVLLRRNSSQLRLLLSSGGQVTRLSSSDGATAEPPVAAPKPTQPKKPKTPPVVPDTDIKKSVFISQSSDVFTNLALEDWLYKNFDFSHHHVLLLWANDPCVVIGRHQNPFTEANVSRLVERGITLARRNSGGGAVYHDLGNLNCTFFSPRERYDRKYNLNIVTRALFREWAIKADINERDDIVVRNKKISGTAAKLGHPNCYHHCTILASANKLHLGESLVREPANYISRATASVPSPIRNLVDVNRTVNVAQLRSAVGYEYLRTVATALEDGGKTQMMKQRGFQLINPTEKWFPGIEELRAQYSSWDWVVGKTPKFTVEKDLDVKGDEQGMKLKLSVEVDGGLMKEIGIQLPQSEQVVPVVTPLQGKPYNEENLNGIIGALKLVNASNVKQAMNGSV; translated from the exons ATGAGCGTACTCTTGCGTCGCAATTCCAGCcagctgcggctgctgctctCCTCCGGCGGCCAGGTCACGCGCCTCTCCTCCAGCGATGGAGCCACCGCCGAGCCCCCCGTAGCTGCGCCGAAGCCCACCCAGCCGAAGAAGCCCAAGACGCCACCCGTTGTTCCCGATACCGACATTAAGAAGTCTGTGTTCATCTCGCAGTCTAGCGATGTGTTCACCAATCTGGCGCTGGAGGACTGGCTGTACAAGAACTTTGACTTCAGCCACCACCATGTCCTGCTGCTGTGGGCCAACGACCCGTGTGTGGTCATTGGACGCCACCAGAACCCCTTCACCGAGGCCAACGTATCGCGGCTGGTGGAGCGCGGCATTACCTTGGCCAGGAGGAACAGCGGCGGCGGAGCTGTCTACCACGATCTGGGCAACCTGAACTGCACCTTTTTTTCGCCCCGGGAGCGCTACGATCGCAAGTACAACCTGAACATAGTGACCAGGGCCTTGTTCCGAGAGTGGGCCATCAAGGCGGACATCAATGAGCGCGACGACATCGTGGTGAGGAACAAGAAG ATTTCTGGAACAGCCGCCAAGCTGGGACATCCGAACTGTTATCACCACTGCACTATCTTGGCCAGCGCCAACAAGCTGCATCTGGGCGAGTCTTTGGTCCGCGAGCCAGCGAACTATATTAGCCGGGCCACAGCATCAGTGCCCTCCCCCATTCGCAATCTGGTGGACGTCAATCGGACGGTGAACGTGGCCCAGTTGCGCTCCGCCGTGGGCTACGAGTACCTGCGCACGGTGGCCACTGCCCTGGAGGATGGCGGCAAGACTCAGATGATGAAGCAGCGCGGCTTCCAGCTCATCAATCCCACCGAGAAGTGGTTCCCGGGCATCGAGGAGCTGCGCGCCCAATACAGCTCATGGGATTGGGTTGTTGGAAAGACGCCAAAGTTCACCGTTGAGAAGGACCTCGATGTCAAGGGCGACGAGCAGGGCATGAAGCTGAAGCTAAGCGTGGAAGTGGATGGA GGACTGATGAAGGAGATTGGCATTCAGTTGCCTCAGAGCGAGCAGGTGGTGCCAGTCGTCACTCCGCTCCAGGGCAAGCCCTACAACGAGGAGAACCTCAACGGCATCATTGGCGCTCTCAAGCTCGTCAACGCTTCCAACGTGAAACAGGCCATGAATGGCTCTGTatga
- the LOC108118825 gene encoding uncharacterized protein isoform X2 — protein MVRPAVVNLAKRVPLIHFRKGGAGSAPAAGNQQASSKPAGGKKAAGGPAIEDYDLPARFARKPISPEEAAYINNGGPPN, from the exons ATGGTCCGCCCAGCAGTCGTAAACCTGGCCAAGCGTGTGCCACTCATCCACTTCCGTAAGGGAGGTGCAGGTTCTGCACCAGCTGCAGGAAACCAGCAGGCAAGTTCCAAGCCAGCAGGAGGCAAAAAG GCGGCGGGAGGCCCCGCTATCGAGGACTACGATCTTCCGGCTAGATTTGCTCGCAAGCCCATCTCTCCTGAGGAGGCTGCGTACATCAACAACGGTGGACCTCCGAATTAA
- the Shark gene encoding tyrosine-protein kinase Shark, with product MSRDNESMKWFHGNLSREAADDLLKQGYEDGTFLVRESSTAAGDFVLSLLCQEEVCHYQVRRHGGEDAFFSIDDKVQTKILHGLDTLVDYYQQAANGLPTKLTVPLIRDPPPHNTRSHGVTNLLHRATSKNESKVVFELLKCGYRNFDAKNQDGQTALHLAALHSDEDILKLLLDAKVQVNSSDSFGNQPLHYAARSKPANFIRTLIAAQANVQGRNNENGYVPLHEAAKYGNLEAVQELLLAEAPPLPRTTMGEFPFDLAKEAGQTAVEEFLLNYKLPPANTTREQWYHGTQSREEAVANLKKYAKELEAKNPQVDTSGCFLVRYSESAAATGLVLTLFCDQVAKNFRISQADLYQNGVKLQSGGSKFLYIDDGPYWPSLEHLIAHFMRFSYGLPVSLKYPVPPQPKPEVPSFATIPRALVKSRTTPPATPPTPTSANPHPHTAHPHPPVPTIAKKKQKESGGSVFNTLRLTSPKKGLFDMNSLRKSKAKSKRSESESSVSGSAARSEQELQAAAPMLKSLSFSTEFSVFSAEGGGGIIPAPGGELYNVPRNNTPIDLPPIAQKTEAEVEYFTKSDVAIERERAGQWAANGYQPTVEVLSLLDHQIRNPAPGRLHSIVSTASTETEMASYLQRKCSGSATTPPPSAIEAAKLRFFIEPENLVLECEIGNGEFGSVHSGWLVKKGSGQAGESRQEVAIKMLSDEHSNKQEFLREASVMMRLEHKCIVRLIGISKGDMLMMVQELAPLGSMLQYLLDHSADITVNTELKVWASQIACGMHYLESQHFVHRDLAARNILLTSRHQAKISDFGMSRSLRPGSTEYQFTQGGRWPIRWYAPESFNLGIFSHASDVWSFGVTIWEMFALGAPPYGEISNVDAIKLVDSGERLQQPSLCPAYIYAVMQSCWKERPKDRPTFAYLMEFFTRDPDYQNLPELVQTVHI from the exons ATGAGTCGCGACAACGAGTCCATGAAGTGGTTCCACGGCAACCTGTCGCGGGAGGCAGCAGACGATCTTCTCAAGCAAG GTTACGAAGATGGAACATTCCTGGTGCGAGAGAGCAGCACAGCAGCCGGAGACTTTGTATTGAGTTTGCTTTGCCAGGAAGAGGTGTGCCATTACCAAGTCCGACGGCACGGGGGCGAGGACGCCTTTTTCTCCATTGACGACAAGGTGCAAACAAAGATCTTACACGGTCTGGACACCCTTGTGGACTACTACCAGCAGGCCGCCAATGGGCTGCCTACCAAGCTAACAGTGCCTCTGATACGCGATCCTCCGCCGCACAACACCCGAAGCCATGGAGTGACCAACCTGCTCCACCGTGCCACCAGCAAAAATGAGAGCAAGGTGGTCTTTGAACTGCTCAAATGCGGCTATCGTAACTTCGATGCTAAGAACCAGGATGGACAGACGGCCCTTCATTTAGCGGCTCTCCACTCTGACGAGGATATACTCAAACTTTTGTTGGACGCAAAGGTCCAGGTCAATAGTTCCGACTCCTTTGGCAACCAGCCTCTACAT TACGCTGCTCGCTCTAAGCCGGCCAACTTTATTCGGACCCTTATCGCTGCACAGGCCAATGTCCAGGGAAGGAACAACGAGAACGGCTACGTGCCCCTTCACGAGGCAGCCAAGTATGGGAATCTAGAGGCAGTGCAGGAACTTTTGCTGGCGGAAGCTCCACCCCTGCCGAGGACCACCATGGGAGAGTTTCCCTTCGATCTTGCCAAGGAAGCGGGTCAGACCGCAGTGGAGGAGTTCCTTCTTAACTACAAGCTGCCCCCAGCCAATACCACAAGGGAACAGTGGTATCACGGCACGCAATCCAGGGAAGAGGCCGTGGCAAATCTCAAGAAGTATGCCAAGGAATTGGAGGCAAAGAATCCGCAAGTAGACACCTCAGGTTGTTTTCTGGTTCGCTATTCTGAGTCGGCAGCGGCCACGGGCTTGGTGCTTACCCTCTTCTGTGACCAAGTGGCTAAGAACTTTCGCATCTCGCAAGCTGATCTCTACCAGAACGGTGTAAAACTACAGTCCGGAGGG TCCAAGTTTCTGTACATCGATGACGGGCCCTACTGGCCCAGCCTGGAACACCTAATAGCCCACTTCATGCGCTTCTCGTATGGGCTCCCCGTAAGCCTAAAGTACCCTGTGCCGCCGCAACCCAAACCTGAAGTTCCCTCGTTTGCCACGATCCCCAGGGCTTTGGTTAAGTCGCGAACAACACCGCCAGCCACGCCTCCTACTCCAACTTCGGCGAATCCTCATCCTCACACCGCTCATCCCCATCCCCCAGTACCAACTATCGCCAAGAAAAAACAGAAAGAAAGTGGTGGCTCGGTGTTTAACACGCTGCGGCTAACCAGTCCCAAGAAGGGCCTTTTCGACATGAACAGTCTCCGGAAGAGCAAGGCCAAAAGCAAACGAAGTGAGTCCGAGAGCAGCGTAAGCGGGTCGGCAGCAAGGTCGGAGCAGGAACTTCAAGCAGCAGCGCCAATGCTGAAGAGTCTTTCGTTTTCCACCGAGTTCTCCGTCTTCAGTGCGGAGGGAGGAGGCGGAATCATTCCTGCTCCGGGAGGAGAACTGTACAACGTCCCCAGGAACAATACGCCCATCGACCTGCCTCCCATTGCCCAAAAGACTGAAGCCGAAGTTGAGTATTTCACCAAGAGTGATGTGGCGATTGAGCGGGAGCGTGCTGGTCAGTGGGCCGCCAACGGCTACCAGCCCACCGTTGAGGTCCTCTCATTGCTGGACCATCAGATCAGAAACCCCGCTCCGGGCCGCCTTCATTCAATCGTTTCTACAGCCTCCACGGAGACCGAAATGGCTAGCTACTTGCAGCGCAAGTGCAGCGGATCCGCCACCACTCCCCCGCCCAGCGCCATAGAGGCGGCTAAACTAAGATTCTTCATCGAGCCGGAGAACCTGGTACTGGAGTGCGAGATAGGAAATGGGGAATTCGGGTCTGTGCACAGCGGTTGGCTGGTGAAGAAGGGAAGTGGCCAGGCTGGTGAGTCTCGGCAGGAAGTGGCCATTAAGATGCTCAGCGACGAGCACAGCAATAAGCAGGAGTTTCTACGCGAGGCTTCGGTGATGATGCGGCTGGAACACAAGTGCATTGTGCGCCTGATTGGCATCTCGAAGGGGGACATGCTGATGATGGTTCAGGAGCTGGCTCCGCTGGGCTCCATGTTGCAGTATCTTCTGGACCACAGCGCTGATATTACGGTCAACACAGAGTTGAAAGTGTGGGCGTCCCAGATTGCTTGTG GAATGCACTACCTAGAATCTCAGCACTTTGTTCATCGCGACCTGGCCGCCCGGAATATCCTCTTGACCAGCCGCCATCAGGCCAAGATAAGCGACTTTGGGATGTCGCGATCCCTGAGGCCCGGCAGCACGGAATACCAGTTCACCCAAGGCGGTCGCTGGCCCATCCGCTGGTATGCTCCGGAGAGCTTCAATTTGGGCATCTTCTCGCACGCCAGCGATGTGTGGTCGTTCGGGGTGACCATTTGGGAGATGTTCGCCCTGGGAGCACCGCCATACGGTGAAATTTCCAATGTGGATGCCATCAAGTTGGTGGACAGTGGCGAGCGATTGCAGCAACCCAGCCTCTGTCCCGCGTACATCTACGCCGTGATGCAAAGCTGTTGGAAGGAGCGGCCCAAGGACCGGCCCACTTTCGCCTACCTCATGGAGTTTTTTACCCGTGATCCTGACTACCAGAACCTGCCAGAGCTGGTGCAAACAGTCCACATCTGA
- the LOC108118825 gene encoding uncharacterized protein isoform X1 has protein sequence MVRPAVVNLAKRVPLIHFRKGGAGSAPAAGNQQAAGGPAIEDYDLPARFARKPISPEEAAYINNGGPPN, from the exons ATGGTCCGCCCAGCAGTCGTAAACCTGGCCAAGCGTGTGCCACTCATCCACTTCCGTAAGGGAGGTGCAGGTTCTGCACCAGCTGCAGGAAACCAGCAG GCGGCGGGAGGCCCCGCTATCGAGGACTACGATCTTCCGGCTAGATTTGCTCGCAAGCCCATCTCTCCTGAGGAGGCTGCGTACATCAACAACGGTGGACCTCCGAATTAA
- the LOC108118826 gene encoding uncharacterized protein: MGVQRSMPVSCGNKDCLGLRKRVCGLHQTWKWLHQTPALHEYLISASSVAANKNASV; this comes from the coding sequence ATGGGTGTGCAGCGTAGTATGCCAGTGAGCTGTGGCAACAAGGACTGCCTGGGTCTTCGCAAACGAGTCTGTGGCCTGCACCAAACCTGGAAGTGGCTGCATCAAACGCCCGCCCTTCACGAGTATCTGATCTCCGCCAGCTCCGTAGCTGCAAACAAAAACGCCTCAGTCTAA